Sequence from the Crassostrea angulata isolate pt1a10 chromosome 9, ASM2561291v2, whole genome shotgun sequence genome:
TATGCCAAAGGATTACACTGCGTTGTTGTGtaatatattgtaataaaattacaataaacCATTTGATGTGATAATATGTAACAGTGTTACAGTGATAAATAAGGTAACGTTTAACATTTTACCAATGTAGTAGGGTTAACTCCTTTTGTTATGTTATACtagtctgggtttttttctaacTTAATTAATTgagatatgaaacaatatatattttggaCATTATTGAAGTATGTAATACACAAGGATAATTAAGACGCACATTGTAATCTTTTGGTGAAATATTGTAATagatatgtattttgtttactgTCAAATCCAATTTGATGGTACATTTTGTCATAATAAATGCATATCATTTGATGTATGCGTATGCGATATGATACTTATTTCATGATATTATATGAGTTGCACGTTTTTCATAAATGCGCCCCATGAATATTAATTTGTCAATCAATATGCACGATtgtagaataaaaaatatatctttgctTAACTGCTTCTTTGTTCTTTCCTGTGAATCGCATTGCAATTATAAATTGCCTGTAATGAGATATAAATCATAACTTATaggttttaaattatattttaagtaattgaatattcatttttatgtaaaggatggacacaaaaaaaaacaaaccccgcatgttaaggtggaataacacacctggaaaaagtcactcaaattaacagtaaattatttgattatgatagatataatgataaataaactgcaATATGTCAAACAAGCGAAAAAATTGCAGTTTgcgaataaaaaatgaatatctaaaacaaaacaattcagtaagaaacaacaaaatcccaTGCGGGATTCGAGCGTGGGATGTACTGATGacaagcccgacactttatccactcggctatggagtacGTCGATAAATTCCTTTAAATAAACGAAAAGTCGCTTAGATCAGAGGTCAGCTATTTTGTGATGATATGTTGTTATTCCACCTTAttgttaatcaaagtactgaaagtactgaatgCAGATGACGTAGGTCTGTTACAAATGCAGCCGTTTATTTTTAATCGTACTCCCTTTGATTCCATGATATCTCTGCGTAACGTTCAAGTAttgtgatatttaaaaaaaaaccctgtggttaaaaacaaacaatgttattcatatatttatatcattatagTGAGGAGAAAAAAAACGTAACTTCAGTTTATAGTTATTGCATttgttaaacaagaggcccatgggccacatcgctcacctgaggaacaataggtatgataaagtcagcttaatggagtcataatacaaacaatctggacaatgtacaataatacatgtagatcctgtataaataaaatccatttttccccctggatattcttatgtttataatcattagtcccttttctaacaggatgattttgtAACGTGCAAGGGGGTCACTGCCTGTGATCCCCGCGGGCCCGTACCGGAGATAGACTtgggatagccctgattgctgccaatatttacaagagcagactttaatcacggctcctgcacatatatagggactcaacgttacgcaggcagggatgaccgcacacctacgcaactcaacaggtaccaacgttaaggcaagcagggagtgccgcacactgcgctagaaaggccagaacacctactagtgctccgccgcaaccaccaccattacaagcagggatgaccgcactcttctattaatgcgatacagggcagggatgaccgcatactctgtatcgtaggttaAAAAACACGAAATTAGATAGGGAAGGGatgtccacacactcaatctatccaaacctgttcaagtttaacccgaAACAGTCGCTCAATGTAACTCAaaagacactgtccctatatatgtgccggcctaaaataattcatagtatctaacaattggaaatcaaaaataaacaaactaatccgtcCTAACCCAAAAATACTTATCCAGAaccaataaatcaagggcaataactcaatacagtaatacaaaaagattctaatgaaaaaatagctgcctgcttcaattttatagtcatatcacatgttgagtattgcagttctcaaaaagatcctttacaattgtttatatatgggatatttagctacatcaaactttgaaccttgtgaggccaaagaattgtcctggagccaaagtcttaacaattacaaagaatcatcttgctgattagtttctgagaaaaagttcttaaagatttactctatatattcctatgtagaactttaacaccccccccccccaatgtggcctcaacctacccccagggatcatgattttcacaacaatgaatcaacactacctgaggatgcttccacacaagtgtcagctttcctggctgattagtttctgagaagaagatttttaattatttactctatatattcctatgtaaaactttgacccccccccccccattgtggccccaccctgcccccagggatcatgattttcacaactttgaatctacactgcctgaggatgcttccacacaagtttcagctttcctggctgattagtttctgagaagaagatttttaaagatttactctatatattcctatgtaaatcttaaacacccccccccccccccccattgtgaccccaccctatccccgggcgattatgattttcacaactatgaatctacactacctgaggatgctttcacacaagtttcagctttcctggctgattagtttctgagaataagatttttatagatttactctgtatattcctatgtaaaacttcgaccccccccccccccattgtggcccaaccctacccccgggggtcatgattttcacaactatgaatctacactacctgatgatgctttcacacaagtttttgctttcctggctgattaacttctgagaagaagatttttaaagatttactctatatattcctttgtaaaacttcgaccccccattgtggccccaccctacccccggggatcatgattttcacaactttacaTCTagactacctgaggatgcttccacacaagtatcagctttcctggccgatttgtttctgagaagaagatttttaaagatatactctatatattcatatgttaaaattcgaccccccattgtggccccaccctacacccggggatcatgattttcacaattttgaatctacactacctgataatgcttccacacaagtgtcagctttcctggtcgattagtttctgagaataagatttttaaagaattactctatatattcatatgttaaaattcgacccccattgtggcccaaccgtacccccggggatcatgattttcacaattttgaatctacactacctgaggatgcttccacacaagtgtcagctttcctggctgattagtttctgagaagaagatttttatagatttactctgtatattcctatgtaaaacttcgaccccgcattgtggccccaccctacacccaggggtcatgattttcacaattttgaatctacactacccgaggatgctcccacacaagtgtcagctttcctggctgattagtttctgagaagaagatttttaaagatctactatatgtattcctatgtaaaactttaacacccccccccccccattgtggccccaccctacacccggggatcatgattttcacaactatgaatctacactacctgatgatgctttcacacaagtttcagctttcctggctgattagtttctgagaagaagatttttaaagaattactctatatattcctatgtaaaacttcgaccttccattgtggccccaccctacccccgggggtcatgattttcacaattttgaatctacactacctgaggatgcttccacacaagtgtcagctttcctggctgattagtttctgagaagaagatttttatagatttacaatatatattcctatgtaaaacttcgaccccccattgtggccccaccctacacccaggggtcatgattttcacaacaatgaatcaacactacctgaggatgctcccacacaagtgtcagctttcctggctgattagtttctgagaagaagatttttaaagatctactatatgtattcctatgtaaaactttaacaccccccccccccccattgtggccccaccctacacccggggatcatgattttcacaactctacctgatgatgctttcacacaagtttcagctttcctggctgattagtttctgagaagaagatttttaaagatttactctatatattcctttgtcaaacttcgaccccccccataatggccccaccctacccccgggggtcatgattttcacaacaatgaatcaacactacccgatgatgctttcacacaagtttcagctttcctggctgattagtttctgagaaaaagatttttaaagatttactctatatattcctatgtaaaacttcgaccccccattgtggccccaccctacccccggggatcatgattttcacaattctgaatctatactacctgaggatgcttccacacaagtgtcagctttcctggccgattagtttctgagaagaagatttttatagatttactctatatattcatatgttaaaattcgaccccccattgtggcccaaccctacccccggggtcatgattttcacaatgtagtatttacactacctgaggatgcttcaacacaagtttcagctctcctggtcttatggttcatgagaagaagatttttgaaaatttctcgaaaattttaataaattcctaattatctttGCAAAAAGGCGttatccttaattttcacaactttgaatccccttaggctaaggatgctttgtgctaagtttggttgaaattggcccagttgttcttgagaagatgttgaaaatgtgaaaagtttacagacagacggacagacggacagacagacagacggacgacagacaaaatgtgatcagaatagctcacttgagctttcagctcaagtgagctaaaaatgatcCAGAAAAACAGGACTACCTTACTATATGCAGTTACAGTTCGTTTATTCTGGTACTGTTACGAGGTGAAGATGACACATGTAcattatgtaatatatatttcaatttaattaaacatttaatattcaattacaaatttaaaatatatttttgctaCCGTggataatttgttatttatcCATCTTCACCAGCTTCATGGCTTTACTATCTGCTCCACTTTCCCACAACCTTTGAGTTGTAAAGAAGAGTATGGACAGCAACTCTAGCAAATTCGTatataaaagtatcatttatttatttatttatttttttgggggggaggggggtaacTAAAGCCTCCTGTGGAAGTAGAGTACAGAGTTTGCGCCCTCGGAGAGCGTGTAGAACCCGCTACCGTCCACCTTCCAGCACACCGCCTCGCCCTGTCTCTCCGCGTGGTAGGGCAGACTCTGGGGGTAGTTGTGGATGTGGGCCTCGTAGTTCTGGTCGGGGATGGACCAGTAATACACGTGACCGTAGGTCTTCAACAGGAGCTGGACAACAAACAGTAGGAAGTATGTGACGTGTACAAACAATTTCATCTCTGATAGCGTAATTAAAGAGTCATATGGTTTTAATTTCTATAGATATTAGActtaatacattgtatatttcaaacattaaaaaattagcaaaatataatttcaaatgggTAGTTGTGCATTATTTGTAAAGTTTAACAGATTGTTAAAAGATtagggttttattttaaaaatcttttaaagtttGGAAAATAACTCAACTTTTGGgaacaaattttgacagagggcaagctataaaaaaaatttcgtaTAATGTAAACAGGAATAGATAAACTTTATCTTAAGTGTTAAGGTAGTTTATATCACTATGAACCTTACCTCTGTCCCCGAGGGCGAGATGTCCCCGCCCACCGGGCTGTTACTGCTGGCTGTGATTGGTAGATACACCCCGTCATTCACCCACACGTGATGGTGCTGGTTCCAAGCACTGCCGGGAAGATGCACGAACTTCCCGTGGTGCCCTGGTCCTACTTTTGAGACGACGTACACCTCGCCCCTGGGGTCAACCAACAGCGTCTCACAATCGTGCTGATCCCAGCTATAAGACAAGTTTTTAACAGGTGTTTCACGTATGATGAAAACAGGATTTAAATGTTAGATGAACGTACACACACACAGGTGTTAAACGTGTATGTGGATGTCACACACGTGTTACACGTTGGGTGGACGTCACGCAGGTGTTACACGTTAGGTGGAAGTCACACAGGCGTTACACGTTAGGTGGAAGTCACACAGGTGTTACACGTTGGGTGGACGTCACACAGGTGTTACACGTTGGATGGACGTCAGTCACGTCACACAGGCGTTACATGTTGGGTGGATGTCACACAGGTGTAACACGTTAGGTGGAAGCCACACAGGCGTTACACGTTAGGTGGACGTCACACAGGTGTTACACGTTAGGTGGACGTCACACAGGTGTTACATGTTAGGTGGAAGTCACACAGGTGTTTAACTTTATGTGGATATCACACAGGTGTTACACGTTGGGTGGACGTCACTCAGGTGTAACAGGTTAGGTGGGTGGACGTTTCATAGGTGTAACacatttgataaacattacAAAGCTGTTACCTGTACGGTGGACATCACACAAGTGTTAAACGTTTTTTGGACGTCCCAAAGGTGATACTTGTTAGGTGGACGTCACACAGGTGTTACACAATATGTTAAAGTCACACAGGAGTTACACGTCAGGTGGGCGTCACACAGGTGATACATTTATAAAGGACTTTACACAGGTGTTACATGTTAGATGGACGTTAAACGGGTGTTACATGTTAGGTGGACGTTACAACACTGAAACGTAACATCGTTTTCAAAGTTGATAGGCCAATTTAAAGGCTGTAGGGCATTTTGTCTTGCAAGATTTCACTGAATAAATCAATTGCACCACCCTTCCTCGATGCTACAAGATATCACTTACATTAGCATGGTTAGTAAAccctatatattcatttttgattaacaAATATTAATTGGTTGACTTACTTGTACACTAGAATTGCCTCGCAACTCTTTAGCTACGTTTTGCTGTTTTCTTATTCAAGAAAGGAACATCAAACACATCTTAGCACCAAATTAAACGCCGTACCTGAACTCTAATACTCCGTCAACATTGACGCTCTGGTCATGGATACTGGAGGGTTCCCTGATTCTATAAATAGTATTGGCGTCCCCGCCGGCGTTGCCTCCAGTGTCGCCAATGTAGACACAGTTTCCTGACCCCCCGGTACATGGTCCGCATGCAATGTCCTCCCAATCCTGACTGTGGGCCCCATTAATGTAGATCGTGCCCAGGCGGGCGCCGGAAGTAGCGCTGTGAATGACCATTATACGTAATACTGTAGTATATGGGGATAATTCATCTCGGTTATAGGGAGAATTTAGcgcaaaaaataatattgaaggCGACATGGAAGTGGTGCTTGGGGGTGAATGGTTAATCATCATTTAAGCGTTATACAGTACCGGtaactttataattttcatgTATCTTGTCAACAGGAGGGCGGGTGATTATGTGCTATAGACCATAACTATAgaccaataaattcaaatgacgtattgGTTTGGCGAAAACGAGCTTTGCATTTATTAAAggaaatcaaaatcaataaatatgacaatattttaatatttttaatcgtacaatttctgaaaattatataagtcCTAAGAGTGCACATTGTGACTTTACCTGATGGCAAAGATCCTATGTGTGTCTCCAGAGTCGTTGTGCGTGTAGAGGACGTCACGATGG
This genomic interval carries:
- the LOC128163535 gene encoding uncharacterized protein LOC128163535, whose product is MRIILLTVFLFGPLVYAANFDGGHHAGTVTSHLITEASGICASRTHRDVLYTHNDSGDTHRIFAISATSGARLGTIYINGAHSQDWEDIACGPCTGGSGNCVYIGDTGGNAGGDANTIYRIREPSSIHDQSVNVDGVLEFSWDQHDCETLLVDPRGEVYVVSKVGPGHHGKFVHLPGSAWNQHHHVWVNDGVYLPITASSNSPVGGDISPSGTELLLKTYGHVYYWSIPDQNYEAHIHNYPQSLPYHAERQGEAVCWKVDGSGFYTLSEGANSVLYFHRRL